The following proteins are encoded in a genomic region of Cydia fagiglandana chromosome 26, ilCydFagi1.1, whole genome shotgun sequence:
- the LOC134677647 gene encoding zinc finger protein 263-like codes for MDNITHLNTPGFSGGPNSSRSTTVLNTCICCLAINVPLVKLTNCKHVEFFEYILEVKLEYLANFVCYACHGTLRDIYQFKRQVEDSLSNLKKQVKNLNRNNTKLSKLTQADIEIFHTQNSKPLEKEVIKIKNEVEIEQGYSEEKVRGPITPFFLNRNPENDIPLWTISEKHRDPNSPFFSNMGPVIVPLPPKGPNISFFSHPTRIQDPSIIPIPMIQHPNISYFPHVDPQSLEIVPPVIQERLKDPDISFLSRDLVTDDPLWVSTARHKDPNTPFLLHRAPENNVPLQGMTESNTDPNISHFSHMNPENNVINVPLQGITENNTDPNISHFSHSAQESVPLQGITVNNTDPNISHFSHSAQESVPLQGITVNNTDPNISHFSHRAQESVPLQEITKKATDPNTPYFRKKYQGKIKLVDLNEEEMWEERRKDAAKERYLKLPYKCESCIHGFSLQPHLEGHIERKHTETSGSVPCAICKVFTPVALLEAHVKRHYRRVDCGACGARYNSQNAAEAHYGKMHETSPKHKCEECGHTSNSLRNLRRHRQKHEGKVSCEHCGKEFVTKMGLKDHVKKYHKPSNRTHTCPKCSKVYRASASFLAHLKTAHGADGGAYCRPCDAHFSTKGSLRIHLKTSSKHTNENDKNTKRSLKIHLKTSSKHTNENDKKFVCSECDARFFTESKLKEHVEWKHLHNDRHKCDECDKIFKNIGSKRLHIKRVHDKTTLPRDKICDHCGRAFTTMVILTNHIRTHTGERPLKCAHCPATFAHSAALYTHNKLVHKKKKTRT; via the exons atgGATAATATAACCCATTTAAATACGCCAGGGTTCAGCGGAGGGCCAAATTCCTCGAGATCGACAACAGTACTAAATACCTGCATTTGTTGTTTGGCAATAAATGTTCCGCTTGTGAAATTAACAAATTGTAAACACGTagaattttttgaatatatccTGGAGGTTAAG TTAGAGTACCTAGCAAATTTTGTCTGCTATGCATGTCATGGCACACTCAGGGATATTTACCAGTTCAAGAGACAGGTGGAAGATAGTCTCTCAAATCTTAAGAAACAG GTTAAAAACTTAAATCGGAACAACACGAAACTTTCTAAACTCACACAAGCTGATATAGAAATATTCCATACTCAGAACTCAAAGCCCCTTGAAAAAGAAGtcatcaaaataaaaaatgaagTTGAAATTGAACAAGGATACTCTGAAGAAAAAGTTAGAGGTCCTATAACACCATTCTTCTTAAATCGGAATCCGGAAAATGATATCCCATTATGGACGATTAGTGAAAAACATAGAGATCCTAATTCTCCATTCTTCTCAAATATGGGTCCGGTTATTGTCCCATTACCGCCCAAAGGTCCCAATATTTCATTCTTCTCACATCCAACCAGGATCCAGGATCCCAGCATTATCCCAATACCGATGATTCAACATCCCAATATTTCATATTTCCCACATGTGGATCCACAATCTCTGGAGATTGTCCCACCGGTGATTCAAGAGAGACTTAAAGATCCTGATATTTCATTCCTCTCAAGGGATCTGGTGACCGATGACCCATTATGGGTGAGTACAGCGAGACATAAAGATCCTAATACTCCATTCCTTTTACATAGGGCTCCGGAGAATAATGTCCCATTACAGGGGATGACAGAAAGCAATACTGATCCTAACATTTCACACTTCTCACATATGAATCCGGAGAATAATGTCATTAATGTCCCATTACAGGggattacagaaaacaatactgATCCTAACATTTCACACTTCTCACATAGTGCTCAGGAGAGTGTCCCATTACAAGGGATTACAGTGAACAATACAGATCCTAACATTTCACACTTCTCACATAGTGCTCAGGAGAGTGTCCCATTACAAGGGATTACAGTGAACAATACAGATCCTAACATTTCACACTTCTCACATAGGGCTCAGGAGAGTGTCCCATTACAAGAGATTACAAAAAAAGCTACAGATCCTAATACACCCTACTTTCGAAAGAAGTATCAAGGAAAGATTAAATTAGTGGACTTAAATGAGGAGGAAATGTGGGAGGAAAGGAGAAAAGACGCGGCGAAAGAGAGGTATTTGAAATTGCCGTACAAATGTGAGAGTTGTATCCATGGGTTTTCCCTTCAGCCGCATTTGGAAGGACATATAGAGAGGAAACATACTGAG ACAAGCGGGAGTGTCCCGTGTGCGATATGTAAGGTGTTCACCCCCGTGGCACTTTTAGAGGCACACGTGAAACGGCACTATAGGAG GGTCGACTGTGGCGCGTGCGGGGCGCGCTACAACTCGCAAAATGCAGCAGAGGCGCACTACGGCAAGATGCACGAAACTTCACCTAAACACAAGTGCGAGGAATGTGGACATACCTCAaa TTCGCTCCGAAATTTGCGCCGTCATCGTCAGAAGCACGAGGGCAAAGTGAGCTGCGAGCATTGTGGGAAAGAATTCGTCACCAAAATGGGCCTCAAAGACCACGTCAA GAAATATCACAAACCCTCAAACCGCACGCATACCTGCCCCAAATGCTCCAAAGTGTACCGGGCGAGTGCCAGCTTCCTAGCTCACTTGAAGACAGCGCACGGGGCCGACGGCGGGGCCTACTGCAGGCCGTGCGACGCGCACTTTAGCACCAAGGGGAGCCTCAGAATCCACCTGAAGACGAGCAGCAAACATACCAATGAGAACGATAAAAA CACCAAGCGGAGCCTCAAAATCCACCTGAAGACGAGCAGCAAACATACCAATGAGAACGATAAAAA ATTCGTGTGTAGCGAGTGCGACGCGCGCTTCTTCACGGAGTCGAAGCTGAAAGAACACGTCGAGTGGAAACACCTTCACAACGACCGGCATAAGTGCGACGAGTGCGATAAA ATATTTAAAAACATTGGGTCAAAGAGACTTCACATAAAACGCGTCCACGATAAAACTACACTACCCCGTGATAAGATATGCGACCACTGCGGCCGCGCGTTTACG
- the LOC134677438 gene encoding uncharacterized protein K02A2.6-like — protein MLCEVMYGDKKKSDLKLVVVDSDDSPPIIGRRWMTALGIKCSPETPESIYNMNNGREGVGTQLAREFPQVFAQGTGKFTGKPIQLRVASDARPVFCKPRPVPHALRAAVEAELERLQADGVISPVETSEWGTPVVPVIKKSGEVRLCGDFKITLNPVLEDDKYPIPRIDEIFSNLQGGQLFSKIDLSHAYQQLPLTEESKQLCVIVTHKGSFCYNRLPFGIKCAMSKFQRVLDSLFKNMNLIAVYCDDILVTGVNDDDHYKRLISVFKILSEAGLRIAQNKCIFFQKSHTDEQNRCRSGSPSTGHRIAFKGILRFGKLLC, from the exons ATGTTGTGTGAAGTTATGTATGGTGATAAAAAGAAATCAGATTTAAAGTTAGTCGTAGTAGACTCAGACGACAGCCCGCCCATTATCGGACGTCGGTGGATGACAGCGTTAGGTATAAAATGCAGTCCTGAAACTCCCGAGTCGATATATAATATGAATAACGGTCGTGAGGGCGTAGGGACACAGTTGGCTCGAGAATTCCCGCAGGTGTTCGCGCAGGGAACTGGGAAGTTCACAGGTAAGCCCATACAACTAAGAGTGGCCAGCGACGCGCGGCCCGTGTTCTGCAAGCCGCGGCCCGTGCCGCACGCGCTGCGCGCCGCTGTGGAGGCTGAGCTGGAGCGCCTGCAGGCGGACGGGGTCATTTCGCCGGTGGAGACTAGCGAGTGGGGGACGCCTGTCGTGCCCGTCATCAAAAAGTCAGGTGAGGTGAGACTGTGCGgggattttaaaataacactaaacCCGGTATTAGAGGATGACAAATACCCAATACCGCGCATCGATGAAATATTCTCTAATTTGCAAGGAGGACAACTTTTCAGCAAAATAGATTTGAGCCACGCTTATCAGCAATTACCGCTTACAGAAGAATCAAAACAGCTGTGCGTAATTGTGACGCATAAGGGTAGCTTTTGTTACAATAGATTACCATTTGGTATTAAGTGTGCCATGAGTAAATTTCAGCGCGTCCTGGATAGCCTATTCAAGAATATGAACCTTATTGCGGTGTATTGCGATGATATTTTAGTCACGGGTGTTAACGACGATGACCATTATAAACGCTTGATATCGGTATTCAAAATATTGTCCGAGGCAGGATTAAGAATTGcacaaaataaatgcatttttttccaaaaatcg CACACAGACGAGCAAAATAGATGCCGTTCAGGCAGCCCCAGTACCGGACACCGTATCGCGTTTAAAGGCATTCTTAGGTTTGGTAAATTATTATGCTAA